In Papaver somniferum cultivar HN1 chromosome 1, ASM357369v1, whole genome shotgun sequence, a genomic segment contains:
- the LOC113358351 gene encoding basic 7S globulin-like has translation MGSSTIQFLLLLFVSFSISDAQLLPPSTIPKRAGIIFDLERDPSTLQYMIKIKQGTPQSEVKLVVDLGGNLPWLSCHKGHNSSSYHPVSCSSPQCVLANKPTSTLELCNGTANNACSVYIINPVTLSHRKGELISDLVTVASNPDSQDTPVSSPRRCAFGCATTGSILNGLAKTSKGVAGLGRSSALSLVPQLAVAFRFSRIFALDLHDINTDVKSGETGGKIYFGGGPYIHYLFGFDDLKDRDLTYTPLLINPKSKEEYFIDVKSIKVHGITVPINKKLLSINKKTGIGGTKIDTRIPYTSMETSIYKAFTKAYIEWAESFNNANAELNDFLNITRVTPVAPFTTCFNSSTVPLVRMFQNNDPPGVAFIFPKSVWNISLFDMVRVNDGVDCVGFVDGGSKPKTSIVIGARQIGFLEFDISRSRLGFQQPNLREF, from the coding sequence ATGGGTTCTTCTActattcaatttcttcttcttctgttcgtCTCTTTTTCTATATCGGATGCTCAGCTGCTGCCTCCATCAACTATTCCTAAACGTGCTGGAATAATCTTCGATCTTGAGAGAGATCCATCAACTCTCCAATATATGATCAAAATCAAGCAAGGAACTCCACAATCTGAAGTAAAACTAGTAGTCGATCTGGGTGGGAACTTACCCTGGCTAAGTTGTCATAAAGGACACAACTCATCATCATACCATCCGGTGAGTTGCTCGTCACCCCAATGCGTTCTAGCTAACAAACCAACCAGTACACTTGAATTATGTAACGGTACTGCTAATAATGCATGCAGCGTTTACATAATTAACCCAGTAACTCTGTCTCATCGCAAAGGTGAGCTCATTTCAGATCTTGTTACTGTTGCTTCTAATCCTGACAGCCAGGATACACCAGTTTCTTCCCCTCGCCGGTGTGCATTCGGTTGTGCAACAACTGGTAGTATCTTAAATGGGCTTGCAAAAACTTCTAAAGGAGTGGCTGGTCTTGGACGTTCGTCAGCTCTTTCTCTAGTTCCACAACTTGCAGTTGCATTTCGGTTCTCCCGGATATTTGCTCTGGATTTACACGATATCAATACCGATGTAAAGTCAGGTGAAACAGGAGGTAAGATTTATTTTGGGGGTGGACCTTACATTCATTATTTATTTGGCTTTGATGATTTGAAGGATAGAGATTTAACTTACACACCGCTCCTGATCAACCCAAAAAGTAAGGAGGAATATTTCATTGATGTGAAATCGATCAAGGTACACGGTATAACTGTACCAATAAACAAAAAGTTATTATCCATCAACAAGAAAACCGGAATCGGAGGAACGAAGATCGACACCCGCATTCCTTATACTAGCATGGAAACATCGATCTACAAGGCATTTACTAAGGCGTATATTGAATGGGCTGAAAGCTTTAACAATGCCAATGCTGAATTGAATGACTTCCTCAACATTACTCGGGTTACTCCGGTTGCGCCTTTTACTACATGTTTTAACTCTTCCACGGTGCCTCTAGTCAGAATgtttcaaaataatgatccaCCAGGTGTAGCTTTCATCTTTCCTAAAAGTGTATGGAACATCTCTTTGTTTGATATGGTGAGAGTTAATGATGGTGTCGACTGTGTGGGATTTGTTGACGGAGGTTCAAAGCCTAAGACTTCCATTGTTATTGGTGCACGTCAGATAGGCTTCCTAGAGTTCGATATTTCAAGATCAAGATTGGGGTTCCAGCAGCCAAATCTTAGAGAATTTTAA
- the LOC113358366 gene encoding basic 7S globulin-like, producing the protein MASSSSLVQFLFLLFFVSHLPSSFSRPANIMFDLGRDSSTLQYWIKITQGTPQTAMKLVLDLGGKLPWLRCHKGYNSSSIRPVKCTTTLCSLASKPVNSTCLPKKTCSIYTSNPVTKSVGKGELMSDRVAVKSNPDDSEGIPVVSPRRFAFGCTTTSNFLSGLFKGAKGVAGLGRSSALSVVTQFAVGFRLPRIFALELSGGFSNNVYFGGGPYIHPDFSSESNTNRILEYTPLLVNPKSTDEYFVDLKSIQIHGKTVPIDKKLISINKETGVGGTKIDIQTPYTTLETSIYKAVIKVYNEWAKSENITMVAAVAPFTSCYMSSTLPSWLYSGFRISPPSLSFVFPKNQLNVAWWDLFKVNDAVHCVAFVDGGSNPLTSIVIGAAQIGFLEFDISRSRLGFMQPNYMSGF; encoded by the coding sequence ATggcttcttcttcgtctttagttcagtttctttttcttctcttctttgtttCTCATTTACCTTCCTCTTTTTCTCGACCTGCTAATATCATGTTTGATCTAGGCAGAGACTCGTCAACCCTCCAATATTGGATCAAAATCACCCAAGGAACTCCTCAAACTgcaatgaaactagttctagatctCGGTGGAAAGTTACCTTGGCTTCGTTGCCATAAAGGCTACAATTCATCATCGATCCGACCGGTCAAATGCACGACAACTCTATGCTCTCTGGCAAGCAAACCAGTCAATAGTACATGTCTTCCAAAAAAAACTTGCAGCATTTACACAAGTAACCCAGTAACTAAGTCCGTTGGCAAAGGAGAGCTCATGTCAGATCGTGTGGCTGTTAAATCTAATCCTGATGACAGCGAGGGGATACCGGTTGTTTCGCCTCGCCGGTTTGCTTTCGGTTGTACAACTACAAGTAATTTCTTAAGTGGACTTTTTAAAGGTGCTAAAGGAGTGGCTGGTCTTGGTCGTTCATCTGCTCTTTCTGTAGTAACACAGTTTGCTGTTGGATTTCGTTTGCCTCGCATATTCGCTCTTGAATTATCAGGAGGGTTTAGTAATAATGTTTACTTTGGGGGTGGTCCTTACATTCATCCTGACTTTTCTTCGGAGAGTAATACAAATAGAATTTTAGAGTACACTCCACTTTTGGTTAACCCAAAAAGTACCGATGAGTACTTCGTGGATCTTAAATCAATCCAGATACACGGTAAAACTGTACCGATAGACAAAAAGTTGATCTCCATCAACAAGGAAACTGGAGTCGGAGGGACCAAAATCGACATTCAAACTCCATACACTACTTTGGAGACATCAATCTACAAAGCCGTTATAAAGGTTTATAATGAATGGGCTAAAAGCGAGAATATTACTATGGTTGCTGCTGTCGCGCCTTTTACCTCCTGTTATATGTCATCCACACTGCCTTCTTGGCTTTACAGTGGATTTCGTATATCACCACCAAGTCTCTCTTTTGTCTTTCCtaagaatcaattgaatgttgctTGGTGGGATCTGTTTAAAGTGAATGATGCTGTCCATTGTGTGGCCTTTGTTGATGGAGGTTCAAATCCTTTGACTTCCATTGTTATCGGTGCTGCGCAAATAGGTTTCTTAGAGTTTGATATCTCAAGGTCAAGATTAGGATTCATGCAACCAAATTATATGTCCGGGTTCTAG
- the LOC113358359 gene encoding basic 7S globulin-like, whose protein sequence is MASSFSSIHFLLVLLFISFSFSNAQTPTSTTSKNAGIMFALERDPLTLQYMIKINQGTPLAEVKLVVDLGGRLPWLSCHKGYNSSSLRPVSCKSPECSRAEGPVSRCVLCSGTAKTHNDSCRIYIRKPVTRSVAKGELISDLVSVAANPDSWGTPVSSPRRCAFGCATTGSILQDVLCQFTSTKNVPIFSYFFAAFNSDPRNCLSII, encoded by the coding sequence AtggcttcttctttttcttctattcattttcttcttgttcttctattCATCTCGTTTTCGTTCTCCAACGCTCAGACACCTACATCAACTACTTCTAAAAATGCTGGTATAATGTTCGCTCTTGAGAGAGATCCATTAACTCTCCAGTATATGATCAAAATCAACCAAGGAACTCCGCTAGCCGAAGTAAAACTAGTAGTCGATCTTGGTGGGAGATTACCTTGGCTTAGTTGTCATAAAGGATACAATTCATCATCGCTCCGCCCAGTTAGCTGCAAGTCGCCAGAATGCTCTCGAGCGGAGGGGCCAGTAAGCAGATGTGTATTGTGCAGTGGCACTGCAAAGACCCATAACGATTCATGTAGAATTTACATCAGAAAACCGGTAACTCGATCTGTCGCCAAAGGTGAGCTCATTTCAGATCTTGTGAGTGTTGCAGCTAATCCTGACAGCTGGGGGACACCAGTGTCTTCACCTCGCCGGTGTGCATTCGGTTGTGCAACTACAGGTAGTATCTTACAGGATGTACTATGTCAGTTTACATCGACCAAGAACGTGCCAATCTTTTCTTATTTCTTCGCAGCATTTAATTCTGACCCACGAAATTGTTTAAGTATAATCTAA